Proteins encoded by one window of Roseibium sp. Sym1:
- a CDS encoding cytochrome P450, translated as MSAPLILPREETWTDHDYVRRAAAQGPVVRDRHGIFITFSLAHMQRLVDPFLTRQMETETMAIQGLSSGPVYDLFANSMLFSNAPAHGKRRAPLARSFAVPLVNRLRGELQSLACELVEDHLGTGDIEFRDRIGGQLAARTIAMVLGVPRSDLPLITTLVYSAIRALSVRSPSVLAEAAKDLEALNAYVADLLQEHRSAGPKDFLADYLERTGETGLSALEIRMQIVTLLLAGSDTTRSALTSTMSQLMQKRSQWELLCADPKTHIKGAVSEGLRYDPVIGALIRVADKDLLFEGVAIPEGSLIGPLVVSALRDPEVYSTPETFDITRTDHPRWHPVFGAGEHRCLGEALARAELEEALTALCRIAPGTELTGPPPKLRGLGATRTVGEMPCRLIG; from the coding sequence ATGTCCGCTCCGCTCATATTGCCCAGGGAAGAGACCTGGACCGACCATGACTATGTGCGCCGTGCCGCGGCACAGGGACCGGTGGTCCGCGACAGGCACGGCATCTTCATCACATTTTCCCTCGCTCACATGCAGCGGCTGGTCGATCCGTTCCTGACGCGGCAGATGGAAACCGAAACAATGGCGATTCAGGGCCTTTCAAGCGGCCCGGTCTATGATCTTTTCGCCAATTCCATGCTGTTTTCCAATGCGCCGGCCCACGGAAAACGCCGGGCTCCGCTGGCCAGGAGTTTTGCGGTGCCCCTGGTCAACCGGCTTCGAGGCGAATTGCAGTCCCTGGCCTGCGAGCTGGTCGAAGACCACCTGGGCACCGGTGACATCGAATTTCGCGACCGGATCGGCGGCCAGCTGGCGGCGCGCACCATTGCCATGGTCCTAGGTGTTCCCCGGTCCGATCTGCCATTGATCACGACGCTGGTCTATTCCGCGATCCGTGCGCTTTCGGTGCGGTCTCCGAGTGTCCTTGCAGAAGCAGCGAAAGATCTCGAAGCACTGAATGCCTACGTGGCCGACCTTCTCCAAGAACACCGGTCTGCGGGCCCGAAGGACTTTCTGGCCGACTACCTGGAGCGCACGGGCGAGACCGGACTGAGCGCGCTTGAAATTCGTATGCAGATCGTCACCCTGCTGCTCGCCGGGTCGGACACCACGCGCAGCGCCCTGACATCGACGATGTCCCAACTGATGCAGAAGCGATCCCAATGGGAGCTGCTGTGTGCCGATCCGAAAACCCATATCAAGGGCGCGGTCTCGGAAGGGCTGCGCTATGACCCGGTCATTGGCGCCCTGATCCGGGTGGCCGACAAGGATCTCCTGTTCGAAGGCGTCGCCATACCGGAAGGCAGCCTGATCGGCCCCCTGGTCGTCTCAGCGCTCAGGGATCCCGAAGTCTATTCCACTCCCGAGACATTCGACATCACCCGAACGGACCACCCGCGATGGCACCCGGTCTTCGGGGCCGGCGAACATCGTTGTCTCGGAGAGGCCCTGGCAAGAGCGGAACTGGAGGAAGCGCTGACAGCGCTGTGCCGCATCGCACCCGGAACGGAACTGACCGGGCCGCCTCCGAAATTGCGCGGCCTCGGCGCGACCCGCACGGTCGGCGAAATGCCGTGCAGGTTGATCGGTTGA
- a CDS encoding 8-oxoguanine deaminase yields MVQSLLLKNADMLVTMDGARRELVGGGLYAEDGVIKKVGRTSELPDTADRVIDAKGQIVLPGFVNTHHHLNQTLTRNLPAAQNNNLFPWLQAHYRIWAKTDPEASRASTLVGLAELALSGCTTVFDHTYLFQSGNKVDYQIEAARDLGMRFHASRGSMSLGESKGGLPPDDCVEDEEDILNDTVRVIDRYHDAGHGAMTRVVVAPCSPFSVSEDLLLQSAALARDKGVMLHTHLCETLDEERYTLERFGKRPVEWMQGLDWTGPDVWFAHAIHVDDDEIRLFAATGCGAAHCPCSNMRLASGIAPVKKYMAAGVRVGLGVDGSASNDGSSMLGEVRQAMLLARLQLGLQPPEGPRKHALLPPSHPLRAGEWMTAREALELATLGGAAVLGRNDIGALEPGKCADFFTLDLNTLQFAGGLHDPVAAVVFCAPQAARTTVVNGKVIVEEGEIATMDMGPVIRDHNRMSLELAAGT; encoded by the coding sequence ATGGTTCAATCGCTGCTTTTGAAAAACGCCGACATGCTTGTCACCATGGACGGTGCGCGCCGGGAACTTGTGGGCGGGGGGCTCTATGCCGAAGACGGGGTGATCAAAAAGGTCGGCAGGACGAGCGAGCTGCCGGATACGGCGGACAGGGTCATCGATGCCAAAGGCCAGATCGTGCTGCCCGGCTTCGTCAACACGCACCACCATCTGAACCAGACCCTGACCCGGAACCTGCCGGCGGCCCAGAACAACAACCTGTTTCCCTGGCTTCAGGCCCATTACCGTATCTGGGCGAAAACAGATCCGGAGGCCTCCCGGGCAAGCACGCTGGTCGGGCTGGCTGAACTGGCGCTCTCGGGCTGTACCACCGTTTTCGACCACACCTATCTGTTCCAGAGCGGCAACAAGGTCGATTATCAGATCGAGGCCGCCCGGGACCTGGGCATGCGTTTCCATGCCAGCCGCGGTTCCATGTCGCTGGGGGAGAGCAAGGGAGGGCTGCCTCCCGACGACTGTGTCGAGGATGAAGAGGACATACTGAACGACACCGTCCGTGTCATCGACCGCTACCACGATGCCGGTCACGGCGCGATGACCCGGGTAGTGGTTGCGCCCTGTTCGCCCTTTTCGGTGTCCGAGGATCTCCTGCTCCAGAGTGCCGCGCTGGCTCGGGACAAGGGCGTCATGCTGCACACGCATCTGTGCGAGACGCTTGACGAGGAACGCTATACGCTGGAACGCTTCGGCAAGCGCCCGGTGGAATGGATGCAGGGCCTTGACTGGACCGGTCCGGATGTCTGGTTCGCCCATGCGATCCATGTGGATGACGACGAGATCCGGCTCTTTGCCGCGACGGGCTGCGGCGCCGCCCATTGTCCCTGCTCCAACATGCGCCTGGCCTCCGGCATCGCACCGGTGAAGAAATACATGGCCGCTGGTGTCAGGGTTGGTCTCGGGGTCGACGGCTCGGCCTCGAATGACGGCTCCAGCATGCTGGGCGAGGTGCGCCAGGCGATGCTGCTTGCCCGGTTGCAGCTGGGGCTGCAGCCGCCGGAGGGGCCGCGCAAACACGCGCTTCTGCCGCCGTCGCACCCGTTGCGGGCCGGCGAGTGGATGACAGCCCGCGAAGCGCTCGAACTCGCCACACTGGGTGGAGCCGCCGTCCTTGGCCGCAACGACATCGGCGCACTGGAACCCGGAAAATGCGCCGACTTCTTCACGCTCGACCTCAACACCCTGCAATTCGCCGGTGGTCTTCACGACCCGGTCGCGGCGGTCGTGTTCTGCGCGCCGCAGGCCGCAAGGACAACCGTGGTCAATGGCAAGGTCATCGTCGAGGAAGGGGAAATCGCGACGATGGACATGGGTCCCGTGATCCGCGATCACAATCGCATGAGCCTGGAACTGGCGGCAGGTACCTGA
- the sthA gene encoding Si-specific NAD(P)(+) transhydrogenase, with amino-acid sequence MEHYELIVIGSGPAGRRAAIQAAKFGRKVLVVERGRRVGGVSVHTGTIPSKTLRETVLNLTGWRERGFYGRSYRVKDDITASDLRARLHITLDHEVEVLEHQFARNQVDTIYGEAKFTDAHKIEVEGEAGEIHIFSSDKFVIAVGTKPFRPDYVPFDGEYVLDSDEILELKTLPRSIAVIGAGVIGVEYASIFSALDVHVTLVEPRDTMLDFLDKELVADFTHQLRDRGIALRFGAKVEKIEKHGAADCEVTLEGGRCVRTNVVLFAAGRMGATPSLNLESCGLEVDHRGRLKADPMTFQTDVPHIFAAGDVIGFPSLASTSMEQGRIAACHALGEKAYDPPEYFPYGIYAVPEISTVGMTEEEIRDRGIAYECGVARFRETSRGHIMGLDTGMLKMIFSLKTRRLLGCHIVGEGATELIHIGQAVLNLRGTLEYFVENTFNYPTLAEAYKIAALDAWNRMPPLVK; translated from the coding sequence ATGGAACACTACGAACTGATCGTGATCGGCAGCGGACCCGCGGGTCGGAGGGCCGCGATCCAGGCGGCGAAGTTCGGCCGCAAGGTTCTGGTGGTGGAACGCGGACGCCGTGTCGGCGGTGTGTCGGTTCATACCGGCACGATCCCGTCCAAGACGCTGCGCGAAACGGTTTTGAACCTGACGGGATGGCGCGAACGCGGTTTCTATGGCCGGTCCTATCGTGTGAAGGACGACATAACCGCCTCGGATCTGCGCGCAAGGCTGCATATCACGCTCGATCACGAGGTCGAGGTGCTGGAACATCAGTTCGCGCGCAACCAGGTCGATACGATTTACGGTGAAGCCAAGTTCACCGACGCCCATAAGATCGAGGTCGAAGGAGAGGCAGGGGAAATCCATATCTTCTCGTCGGACAAGTTCGTGATTGCCGTCGGCACGAAACCCTTCCGCCCGGACTACGTGCCATTTGACGGCGAATATGTGCTCGACAGCGACGAGATCCTGGAACTGAAAACGTTGCCGCGCTCCATAGCCGTCATCGGTGCGGGCGTGATCGGCGTGGAATATGCCTCGATATTTTCCGCGCTTGATGTCCATGTCACACTGGTGGAACCGCGCGACACCATGCTGGATTTTCTCGACAAGGAACTGGTGGCCGATTTCACGCATCAGCTTCGCGACAGGGGCATTGCGCTGCGCTTCGGAGCAAAGGTCGAGAAGATCGAAAAGCACGGGGCTGCCGATTGCGAGGTCACCCTTGAAGGCGGGCGATGCGTGCGGACCAACGTGGTTCTCTTCGCCGCGGGCCGCATGGGAGCGACGCCGTCTTTGAACCTTGAAAGCTGTGGTCTGGAGGTGGACCATCGGGGGCGTCTCAAGGCCGATCCCATGACCTTTCAGACGGATGTGCCCCACATCTTCGCAGCCGGCGATGTGATCGGTTTCCCGAGCCTGGCGTCCACGTCGATGGAGCAGGGACGCATCGCTGCCTGCCACGCGCTGGGCGAAAAGGCCTACGACCCGCCGGAATATTTCCCCTATGGCATCTATGCCGTGCCGGAAATTTCCACTGTCGGCATGACGGAGGAAGAAATCCGCGACCGGGGGATCGCTTACGAATGCGGTGTTGCCAGGTTCCGGGAAACCTCCCGTGGCCACATCATGGGCCTCGACACCGGCATGCTGAAGATGATCTTTTCGCTCAAGACCCGCCGTCTGCTCGGCTGTCATATTGTCGGTGAGGGCGCGACCGAACTGATCCATATCGGGCAGGCCGTGCTCAACCTGCGCGGCACACTGGAATATTTCGTCGAGAACACCTTCAATTACCCGACGCTCGCCGAAGCCTACAAGATCGCTGCCCTGGACGCCTGGAACCGTATGCCGCCGCTGGTTAAGTGA
- a CDS encoding transporter substrate-binding domain-containing protein translates to MKPLHAYFACLLCALMVVGTGRTEAATVTFAADEWCPVNCVPGSARPGYMVEIIRAILEPQGYDVRYVTVNWARALLYTRSGRFDAVLGALKGDAPDFIYPDLPQGETEVGLFVRASSSWRYLSEASLANQRIGLIRDYAYGEELEKLITETARPSYAGGDHPLKLNILQLQAERIDIVVEDVNIFRHTASEMGLSGAFKLAKTFSREDIFAAFSPNGARSRQLAEQLSAGMADLRTSGELQRIMSRYGLDDWLAPPDQQTPGN, encoded by the coding sequence GTGAAACCACTTCACGCGTATTTTGCTTGCCTCCTGTGCGCACTCATGGTCGTCGGAACGGGAAGGACGGAGGCGGCCACCGTTACCTTTGCCGCAGATGAATGGTGTCCCGTCAACTGCGTTCCGGGTTCAGCCAGGCCGGGCTACATGGTGGAGATCATCAGGGCCATCCTGGAACCGCAGGGCTACGACGTCCGCTATGTGACGGTGAACTGGGCTCGTGCCCTGCTCTACACGAGATCGGGCCGTTTCGACGCCGTGCTGGGCGCACTCAAAGGCGATGCGCCCGACTTCATCTATCCGGACCTGCCTCAGGGCGAAACCGAGGTGGGTCTGTTCGTGCGGGCTTCCTCAAGCTGGCGATATCTCTCCGAAGCATCACTTGCGAACCAGAGGATCGGCCTGATCCGCGACTACGCCTATGGCGAAGAATTGGAAAAACTGATCACCGAAACAGCCCGGCCGTCCTATGCGGGTGGCGACCACCCACTCAAGCTCAACATTCTGCAGCTTCAGGCAGAACGGATCGATATTGTCGTGGAGGATGTCAATATCTTCCGACACACGGCCAGCGAAATGGGACTCTCGGGCGCTTTCAAGCTGGCCAAGACCTTTTCAAGGGAAGATATCTTCGCCGCATTCTCGCCGAACGGAGCCAGATCCCGCCAGCTTGCCGAACAGCTTAGCGCGGGCATGGCGGATCTGCGCACCTCCGGCGAATTGCAGCGCATCATGTCCCGCTATGGCCTCGATGACTGGCTGGCGCCCCCCGATCAGCAGACACCCGGGAACTAG
- a CDS encoding IS3 family transposase (programmed frameshift), giving the protein MKASKFSDAQKAFIVKRGEEGVPVAEICREAGISQATYFNWRKKYAGLMPSEMKRLRELEQENARLKKIVADLSLDKEMLQDIVKRKPLRPARKRTLVDEMRSDWSVSIRRACAVIRLDPTTYRYRSRRPGQAALEQRIREICQTRVRFGYRRVHVLLLREGWVINMKKTRRIYNELGLQLRNKHPKRRVKAKLREDRQEAVGPNDVWAMDFVHDQLATGRKIRVLTVIDTFSRYVPALDPRFSYRGEDVVRTLETVCTRIGYPKTIRVDQGSEFISRDLDLWAYRRGVTLDFSRPGKPTDNAFIEAFNGRFRAECLNAHWFLSLADATEKLEDWRKDYNEHRPHGAIGNKVPVDLMKSEHAASPCS; this is encoded by the exons ATGAAGGCATCGAAGTTTTCTGATGCGCAGAAGGCGTTCATCGTCAAGCGTGGGGAAGAAGGTGTTCCGGTTGCGGAGATCTGCCGTGAAGCTGGCATCAGCCAGGCGACCTATTTCAACTGGCGGAAGAAATACGCGGGTTTGATGCCGTCGGAGATGAAGCGTCTTCGGGAGCTTGAGCAGGAGAATGCCCGGCTGAAGAAGATCGTCGCGGACCTGTCGCTCGACAAGGAGATGCTTCAGGACATTGTCAAACGAAAGC CTCTGAGGCCTGCCCGGAAGAGAACGCTGGTCGACGAGATGCGGTCGGACTGGTCGGTGTCCATTCGCCGTGCGTGCGCGGTGATCCGGCTTGACCCGACGACCTACCGTTACAGATCCCGTCGGCCCGGCCAGGCCGCTTTGGAACAGCGTATCAGGGAGATTTGCCAGACGCGCGTCCGGTTCGGTTACCGGCGGGTGCATGTATTGCTGCTTCGGGAAGGCTGGGTGATCAACATGAAGAAAACACGGCGGATCTACAACGAGTTGGGCCTGCAACTGAGGAACAAGCATCCCAAGCGCCGAGTGAAGGCGAAGCTTCGGGAAGATCGCCAGGAAGCCGTGGGTCCGAATGATGTCTGGGCCATGGATTTCGTGCATGATCAGCTCGCAACCGGTCGGAAGATCCGCGTTCTGACGGTGATCGACACGTTCTCCCGCTATGTGCCGGCGCTTGATCCGCGCTTCAGTTACCGTGGCGAGGATGTGGTGAGAACGCTGGAAACTGTCTGCACCCGGATTGGCTATCCGAAGACGATCCGGGTCGATCAGGGCTCCGAGTTCATCTCTCGGGATCTCGATCTGTGGGCCTATAGAAGGGGCGTCACGCTTGACTTCTCCAGGCCTGGGAAACCGACGGACAACGCCTTCATTGAGGCCTTCAACGGCCGTTTCAGGGCGGAGTGCCTGAATGCACACTGGTTCCTGAGCCTTGCGGATGCGACCGAAAAGTTGGAGGATTGGCGCAAGGACTACAATGAACACAGACCTCACGGTGCCATCGGCAACAAAGTGCCGGTGGATCTCATGAAATCAGAACACGCAGCCAGCCCGTGTTCCTGA